One stretch of Qipengyuania gelatinilytica DNA includes these proteins:
- the mraY gene encoding phospho-N-acetylmuramoyl-pentapeptide-transferase, which produces MLYLLAEYFNFEGLFNLVRYQTARAGATLLTALLIGLLIGPRFIDMLRVRQGKGQPIREDGPQTHLAKVGTPTMGGLMILISLTLSMLLWMDLSNPFVWACLAVTGGFGLIGFLDDYDKVTKASHKGVSGRVRLLFEFLVAGVASYLIVSQINTFLYVPFVNDFGIELGPLYFVFAAFVIVGAGNAVNLTDGLDGLATMPVIIAAGTFAVIAYLVGRVDYSEYLGIPYVPGAGELAILCAAIMGAGLAFLWFNAPPAAVFMGDTGSLALGGALGAIAVATHHEVVLAIVGGLFVFEALSVIIQVFWFKRTGKRVFRMAPIHHHFEQLGWSESKVVIRFWIVAIVLALLGLATLKLR; this is translated from the coding sequence ATGCTGTACCTCCTCGCAGAGTATTTCAACTTCGAAGGTCTCTTCAACCTCGTGCGCTACCAGACGGCGCGCGCAGGAGCGACGCTGCTCACGGCGTTGCTGATCGGCCTGCTGATCGGGCCGCGCTTCATCGACATGCTTCGCGTGCGGCAGGGCAAGGGCCAGCCGATCCGCGAAGACGGCCCGCAGACGCATCTCGCCAAGGTCGGGACCCCGACAATGGGCGGCTTGATGATCCTCATCAGCCTGACGCTGTCGATGCTGCTGTGGATGGACTTGTCCAATCCCTTCGTCTGGGCATGCCTTGCGGTGACCGGCGGTTTCGGCCTGATCGGTTTTCTCGATGATTACGACAAGGTCACCAAGGCCAGCCACAAAGGCGTTTCGGGCAGGGTACGCCTGCTCTTCGAATTCCTCGTGGCGGGCGTGGCGAGCTACCTGATCGTCAGCCAGATCAATACCTTCCTCTATGTCCCCTTCGTCAACGACTTCGGCATCGAGCTGGGGCCGCTCTATTTCGTATTTGCCGCCTTCGTGATCGTGGGTGCAGGCAATGCGGTGAACCTGACCGATGGGCTCGATGGCCTTGCCACCATGCCGGTGATCATCGCGGCGGGTACCTTTGCGGTCATCGCCTATCTCGTGGGCCGCGTGGACTATTCCGAATATCTCGGCATCCCGTATGTGCCGGGCGCTGGCGAGCTGGCGATCCTGTGCGCAGCGATCATGGGGGCGGGGCTTGCCTTCCTGTGGTTCAACGCGCCGCCCGCTGCCGTTTTCATGGGTGACACGGGTTCGCTGGCCCTTGGCGGCGCACTGGGCGCAATTGCCGTGGCGACGCATCACGAGGTCGTCCTGGCCATCGTCGGCGGGCTCTTCGTGTTCGAGGCGCTCTCGGTCATCATCCAGGTCTTCTGGTTCAAGCGCACGGGCAAGCGGGTTTTCCGCATGGCCCCCATCCACCACCATTTCGAGCAGCTCGGCTGGTCCGAGAGCAAGGTCGTGATCCGGTTCTGGATCGTCGCCATCGTGCTCGCACTTCTGGGACTGGCAACGCTCAAGCTCAGATGA
- the murD gene encoding UDP-N-acetylmuramoyl-L-alanine--D-glutamate ligase — MITSPAWKDKKYAVLGLARSGRATVEALLAAGADVLVWDDRAEAREPYSGRCAIGDPLEADLTGYAGVVVSPGVPLNTHPIKPHADSFGVPVIGDIELFAQARADLPPHKVVGITGTNGKSTTTALVHHIFKTAGVPTTMGGNIGLPILEQEPLPEGGVYVLELSSYQIDLTYSLDCDVAVLLNITPDHLDRYDGDFAKYAASKNRLLDMQGQESYALVNWPAFASGVIHSGKAGFNGIMAADTEAQADWPSLSGPHNAENAGAAMSACAWLGLSVEQIEEGLRTYGGLPHRMERVADISGVAYVNDSKGTNTAASAPALAAFENIHWILGGLAKEPGLGECEAELGHVKAAYTVGKAGPDFAAQLEGRVPLEQCETLDRAVASAAAKAEAGDTVLLSPACASFDQYQDFEKRGDHFRELVEGLK; from the coding sequence ATGATCACCTCGCCCGCCTGGAAGGACAAGAAATACGCGGTGCTCGGCCTCGCGCGGTCCGGCCGGGCGACGGTCGAGGCGCTGCTGGCTGCCGGTGCCGACGTGCTGGTGTGGGACGACCGTGCCGAGGCGCGCGAGCCCTATAGCGGGCGCTGCGCCATCGGCGATCCGCTGGAGGCGGACCTCACCGGCTATGCAGGCGTGGTGGTCAGCCCCGGCGTCCCGCTCAACACCCACCCGATCAAGCCGCATGCCGATAGCTTCGGCGTGCCGGTGATCGGCGATATCGAACTCTTCGCGCAGGCAAGGGCGGACCTGCCCCCGCACAAGGTCGTCGGCATTACCGGCACCAACGGCAAGTCGACCACCACCGCGCTGGTCCACCACATCTTCAAGACCGCAGGCGTGCCCACCACCATGGGCGGCAACATCGGCCTGCCGATTTTGGAGCAGGAGCCGCTGCCGGAAGGCGGGGTCTATGTGCTGGAGCTGTCGAGCTACCAGATCGATCTGACCTATTCGCTCGACTGCGATGTGGCGGTGCTGCTGAACATCACGCCGGATCACCTGGACCGGTATGATGGGGATTTCGCGAAATATGCGGCGAGCAAGAATCGCCTGCTCGATATGCAAGGGCAGGAGAGCTACGCGCTCGTGAACTGGCCGGCATTCGCTTCCGGCGTGATCCATTCGGGCAAGGCTGGTTTCAACGGCATCATGGCTGCCGACACAGAGGCGCAGGCGGATTGGCCGTCGCTTTCGGGGCCGCACAATGCCGAGAATGCTGGAGCGGCAATGTCTGCCTGTGCCTGGTTGGGGCTATCGGTCGAGCAGATCGAGGAGGGTCTTCGCACTTACGGTGGCCTCCCCCACCGCATGGAGCGGGTCGCAGACATCTCCGGCGTCGCCTACGTAAACGACAGCAAGGGCACCAACACGGCAGCCTCCGCGCCCGCGCTGGCGGCATTCGAGAATATTCACTGGATCCTCGGCGGACTCGCCAAGGAGCCGGGGCTGGGCGAGTGCGAGGCCGAACTCGGCCACGTCAAAGCCGCCTACACCGTCGGCAAGGCCGGGCCGGACTTCGCTGCGCAGCTTGAGGGCCGCGTGCCGCTGGAGCAGTGCGAAACGCTCGACCGCGCAGTGGCCTCCGCTGCAGCAAAGGCCGAGGCGGGCGATACCGTCCTGCTCTCGCCTGCCTGCGCCAGTTTCGACCAGTACCAGGACTTCGAAAAGCGCGGTGACCACTTCCGCGAGCTGGTGGAGGGCCTGAAGTGA
- a CDS encoding FtsW/RodA/SpoVE family cell cycle protein encodes MQPFVPGAKRKPAHIPGGKLSRWSQLKIWWREIDRVLLSLILILMTLGTIAVAAASPASANRLSTSAETLDPLYFFWRHLIWQVIALGVMFGASLLSRENARRFGVLLAAGMIGLLFLVPFIGVEINGARRWISLGMQFQPSEFLKPAFAITLAWILSWRMRDPNLPVLAVGTGLLALIAALLMLQPNLGETILFAGVWFVMVILSGVEVKKLGAVVGGVTVALTATYFLYDNARHRIDAFFGGGTAFDQVDLASRTLVAGGWTGAGYGLGIRKMSLPEAHTDYIFSVIGEEFGLIVCGVIVALYLAIVVRVLMRLVDEEDLFALLAGTGLVALFGGQAFINILVNLQLFPSKGMTLPLVSYGGSSTIAICMTVGLLIAITRRNPYLKTTTRGLGDLLGFRQGDTMNTNKARNSREIHQ; translated from the coding sequence ATGCAGCCCTTCGTCCCCGGCGCCAAGCGCAAGCCCGCCCATATTCCGGGCGGAAAGCTGTCGCGCTGGAGCCAGCTGAAAATCTGGTGGCGCGAGATCGACCGCGTCTTGCTGTCGCTGATCCTCATCCTGATGACACTGGGCACGATCGCAGTCGCTGCCGCGAGTCCGGCAAGTGCGAACCGCCTTTCGACCTCTGCCGAAACGCTCGACCCGCTGTACTTCTTCTGGCGGCACCTGATCTGGCAGGTCATCGCATTGGGCGTCATGTTCGGAGCTTCGCTGCTGTCGCGGGAGAATGCGCGCCGGTTCGGCGTTTTGCTGGCAGCAGGCATGATCGGGTTGTTGTTCCTCGTCCCGTTCATCGGGGTGGAGATCAACGGCGCGCGGCGCTGGATCAGTCTGGGCATGCAGTTCCAGCCGTCGGAATTCCTCAAGCCTGCCTTCGCGATTACGCTTGCGTGGATATTGTCGTGGCGGATGCGCGATCCCAATCTGCCCGTCCTTGCCGTCGGCACCGGCCTTCTCGCACTCATCGCCGCCCTGCTGATGCTGCAGCCCAACCTTGGCGAGACGATCCTGTTCGCAGGCGTATGGTTCGTTATGGTGATCCTCTCCGGTGTAGAGGTGAAGAAGCTCGGGGCAGTCGTCGGCGGCGTTACTGTCGCGCTGACCGCGACCTATTTCCTCTATGACAATGCGCGGCACCGTATCGATGCCTTCTTCGGCGGCGGCACGGCTTTCGACCAGGTCGACCTTGCCAGCCGGACACTGGTCGCCGGCGGCTGGACGGGCGCTGGCTATGGCCTCGGCATTCGCAAGATGAGCCTGCCCGAAGCGCACACCGACTACATCTTCTCCGTCATCGGCGAGGAATTCGGACTGATCGTCTGCGGCGTAATCGTTGCCCTATACCTTGCGATCGTCGTGCGTGTGCTGATGCGGCTGGTGGACGAGGAAGATCTCTTCGCCCTCCTCGCCGGGACGGGCCTCGTCGCGCTGTTCGGCGGGCAGGCCTTCATCAATATCCTCGTCAACCTGCAGCTGTTCCCCTCCAAGGGCATGACCTTGCCGCTGGTGAGCTATGGCGGTTCGTCGACCATCGCCATCTGCATGACCGTCGGCCTGCTGATCGCGATCACGCGGCGCAATCCCTACCTCAAAACCACCACAAGGGGACTTGGCGACCTGCTGGGCTTCAGGCAGGGGGACACCATGAATACCAACAAGGCGCGCAACTCGCGCGAGATTCACCAGTGA
- the murG gene encoding undecaprenyldiphospho-muramoylpentapeptide beta-N-acetylglucosaminyltransferase, with translation MTRSSRHYVLAAGGTGGHLLPAFALAAELDRRGHHVALITDERGEAIPGKPDFMPAHVIPAGRFGKNPLQWIKGTKAVLEGRKMALRLFDSFQPSAVVGFGGYPSLPAILASTSAGIPTVVHEQNAVLGRVNRLLAGRVQAIATAYPDVQRLKPGHRGKTYLVGNPVRHEVLSLRDEPFPAYDEDGLLRVLVTGGSQGARVLSEVVPDGLAMLPPAIRQRLQVTQQCRPEDLDAVRERYSNHGIPAELATYFENMAERLADAHLFIGRAGASTIAELTAVGRPAILIPLPIATDDHQAANTREMVKAGGARMIRQEKFEGKELAKQIRALADNPQGLANAAYAAWNCGRPKAVEDLADLVESFGGADMMDVIRVGGNNARGATQGQVAGQGAKRERME, from the coding sequence GTGACCCGCTCCTCCCGTCATTATGTACTGGCCGCAGGCGGCACCGGGGGGCATTTGCTTCCCGCTTTCGCGCTTGCGGCGGAACTCGACCGGCGCGGGCATCACGTCGCGCTGATCACCGATGAACGCGGTGAGGCGATCCCGGGCAAGCCCGACTTCATGCCCGCGCACGTCATTCCTGCTGGCCGCTTCGGCAAGAACCCGTTGCAGTGGATCAAGGGCACGAAGGCCGTGCTCGAAGGTCGCAAGATGGCGCTGCGCCTGTTCGACAGCTTCCAGCCGAGCGCGGTGGTCGGATTTGGCGGCTATCCCTCGCTGCCCGCGATCCTCGCGAGCACTTCGGCCGGCATCCCGACAGTCGTCCATGAACAGAACGCCGTGCTGGGCCGCGTGAACCGCCTTTTGGCTGGCCGCGTGCAGGCGATCGCCACCGCCTATCCCGATGTCCAACGCCTGAAGCCGGGACATCGGGGCAAGACCTATCTGGTCGGCAATCCCGTTCGCCACGAAGTGCTTTCGCTGCGCGACGAGCCTTTCCCCGCCTATGACGAAGACGGGTTGCTGCGTGTTCTCGTCACCGGCGGCAGTCAGGGTGCGCGCGTGCTTTCCGAAGTCGTGCCCGACGGGCTTGCCATGCTCCCGCCCGCGATCCGCCAGCGCTTGCAGGTGACGCAGCAGTGCCGCCCCGAAGACCTCGATGCGGTGCGTGAACGCTACAGCAATCACGGTATTCCCGCAGAGCTGGCGACCTATTTCGAGAACATGGCCGAACGGCTCGCCGATGCGCACCTGTTCATTGGCCGCGCCGGCGCCTCGACAATCGCGGAACTGACCGCCGTGGGTCGGCCGGCTATCCTCATCCCGCTGCCCATCGCGACCGACGACCACCAGGCCGCCAATACGCGCGAGATGGTGAAAGCTGGCGGCGCGCGGATGATCCGTCAGGAGAAGTTCGAAGGCAAGGAACTCGCCAAGCAGATCCGTGCGCTGGCGGATAACCCGCAAGGACTTGCCAATGCGGCCTATGCTGCGTGGAACTGCGGTCGTCCCAAGGCGGTCGAAGACCTTGCCGATCTCGTCGAAAGCTTCGGCGGGGCAGACATGATGGACGTGATCCGTGTCGGTGGAAACAATGCTCGCGGCGCCACTCAGGGGCAGGTCGCGGGCCAGGGTGCGAAAAGGGAGCGCATGGAATGA
- the murC gene encoding UDP-N-acetylmuramate--L-alanine ligase, whose amino-acid sequence MRGVPTDIGTIHFVGIGGIGMSGIAEVMNNLGYTVQGSDLNESPTVERLRGQGISVKIGHEKENVEGAAVVVTSTAVKRTNPEVAHALENRIPVVRRAEMLAELMRLKSTIAVAGTHGKTTTTSMIAALLDSGDVDPTVINGGIIEQYGSNARLGDSDWMVVEADESDGSFLRLDGTIAVVTNIDPEHLDHYGDFDGVKDAFVEFIHNVPFYGAAILCIDHPEVQAVIGKVRDRRVITYGFNLQADICGVNVQPHEGGNRFDVIVRQRGEEDRRIENVTLPMPGRHNVQNALAAIAVAIEMGCPDEVICNGFGSFSGVRRRFTNVGSVAGATVIDDYGHHPVEIRAVLAAAREATQNRVIAVMQPHRYTRLNDLMDDFQSAFNEADQVYVTPVYAAGEDPIEGVSSESLVAGLKSRGHRSAATVESCEDLAAKLAGDIEEGDLIVCLGAGDITKWAAGLADAIEKERAS is encoded by the coding sequence ATGAGAGGCGTTCCGACAGATATCGGCACAATTCACTTCGTCGGCATCGGCGGGATCGGCATGTCCGGCATTGCGGAGGTCATGAACAACCTCGGCTACACGGTGCAGGGCAGCGATCTCAACGAAAGCCCGACCGTGGAGAGACTGCGTGGGCAGGGCATCTCGGTCAAGATCGGCCACGAGAAAGAGAACGTCGAAGGCGCGGCAGTCGTCGTGACCTCCACCGCGGTCAAGCGGACCAATCCCGAAGTCGCCCATGCGCTGGAAAACCGTATTCCCGTGGTCCGGCGCGCGGAGATGCTCGCCGAGCTCATGCGCTTGAAGTCGACCATCGCGGTGGCCGGAACACACGGCAAGACGACGACCACAAGCATGATCGCGGCGCTGCTCGACAGCGGCGATGTCGATCCCACCGTCATCAATGGCGGCATCATCGAACAGTACGGCTCCAATGCCCGCCTCGGCGACAGCGACTGGATGGTGGTGGAAGCGGACGAGAGCGACGGCAGCTTCCTGCGGCTCGACGGGACGATTGCGGTCGTCACCAATATCGATCCAGAGCACCTCGATCATTATGGCGATTTCGATGGGGTGAAGGATGCCTTCGTCGAGTTCATCCATAACGTTCCGTTCTATGGCGCGGCGATCCTGTGCATCGATCATCCCGAGGTGCAGGCGGTGATCGGCAAGGTCCGCGACCGCCGCGTGATAACCTATGGCTTCAACCTGCAGGCCGATATCTGCGGCGTAAACGTGCAGCCGCATGAAGGCGGGAACCGCTTCGACGTTATTGTGCGCCAGCGCGGCGAGGAAGACCGCCGGATCGAGAATGTGACGCTGCCGATGCCCGGCCGGCACAACGTCCAGAACGCGCTCGCCGCGATTGCGGTCGCTATCGAAATGGGCTGTCCGGACGAGGTTATCTGCAACGGTTTCGGCAGCTTCAGCGGTGTGCGCCGCCGGTTCACCAATGTCGGCAGCGTGGCAGGCGCGACGGTCATCGACGATTACGGTCACCACCCGGTCGAAATCCGCGCCGTGCTCGCCGCAGCGCGCGAGGCGACGCAGAACCGTGTCATCGCCGTGATGCAGCCGCATCGCTACACCCGCCTCAACGACCTGATGGACGACTTCCAGAGCGCCTTCAACGAGGCCGATCAGGTCTATGTCACCCCGGTCTATGCCGCGGGCGAAGACCCGATCGAGGGGGTGAGCTCCGAAAGCCTCGTCGCCGGCCTCAAGTCGCGCGGTCACCGCTCGGCAGCCACGGTCGAAAGCTGCGAAGATCTCGCGGCCAAGCTGGCAGGCGATATCGAGGAAGGCGACCTAATAGTCTGCCTCGGCGCAGGCGATATCACGAAGTGGGCGGCCGGCCTTGCGGATGCCATCGAGAAGGAACGCGCTTCGTAA
- the murB gene encoding UDP-N-acetylmuramate dehydrogenase: MAPDCAVEGGIEAPIDTAGLRGKLTPQAPLAKLVWFKTGGKADWLFEPEDRADLEEFLGRLDGDLPVMALGLGSNMIVRDGGVPGVVIKLGKPFADVSIDAENCIVECGGGAHGILVASAARDAGVAGLEFMRGIPGTVGGFVRMNGGAYGTEVADVLVDCTLIMPNGECHTLPASDLQYSYRHSALPEGAVVVSARFKGEPGDPEVIGAKMDEIAEARENSQPLRTKTGGSTFKNPPGEKAWQLVDAAGCRGLKMGGAQVSEKHTNFLLNVDNATSADIEGLGEEVKRRVYENSGIELEWEIQRVGRP, translated from the coding sequence ATGGCGCCCGATTGCGCCGTCGAAGGCGGTATCGAAGCGCCGATCGACACCGCAGGGCTGCGCGGCAAGCTGACGCCGCAGGCACCGCTGGCAAAGCTCGTCTGGTTCAAGACCGGCGGCAAGGCGGACTGGCTGTTCGAACCCGAAGATCGTGCCGACCTCGAAGAATTCCTCGGCCGCCTCGACGGTGACCTGCCGGTCATGGCGCTGGGTCTCGGCTCCAACATGATCGTGCGTGACGGCGGTGTGCCCGGCGTCGTGATCAAGCTCGGCAAGCCATTTGCCGACGTCTCGATCGACGCTGAAAACTGCATCGTCGAATGCGGCGGAGGTGCGCATGGTATCCTCGTTGCCAGCGCGGCGCGCGACGCCGGTGTCGCAGGACTCGAATTCATGCGCGGCATTCCCGGCACGGTCGGCGGCTTCGTCCGCATGAACGGCGGGGCCTACGGCACCGAAGTCGCGGACGTGCTGGTGGATTGCACCCTGATCATGCCCAATGGCGAGTGCCATACGCTGCCGGCATCGGACCTCCAGTATTCCTACCGCCATTCTGCGCTGCCCGAAGGCGCCGTGGTCGTGTCCGCCCGTTTCAAGGGTGAGCCGGGCGACCCCGAAGTCATCGGCGCGAAGATGGACGAGATCGCCGAGGCACGCGAGAATTCGCAGCCGCTGCGCACCAAGACAGGCGGCTCGACCTTCAAGAATCCGCCGGGCGAGAAAGCCTGGCAGCTGGTCGATGCTGCTGGTTGCCGCGGCCTGAAGATGGGCGGGGCCCAGGTGAGCGAGAAGCACACCAACTTCCTGCTCAATGTCGATAATGCGACCAGTGCCGACATCGAAGGGCTGGGCGAGGAAGTTAAGCGCCGCGTCTACGAGAATTCGGGCATCGAGCTCGAATGGGAAATCCAGCGCGTGGGGCGGCCGTAG
- a CDS encoding D-alanine--D-alanine ligase, whose protein sequence is MTDLPKLHVAVLMGGWANERPVSLMSGEGVAKALEGRGHKVTRIDMDRSVAARIAEAAPDVVFNALHGVPGEDGSVQGMLDLMGVPYTHSGLATSVIAIDKQLTKQALVPHGIPMPGGRIVKSVDVFERDPLPRPYVLKPVNEGSSVGVAIVTDEGNYGNPIARDAKGPWQDFDELLAEPYIKGREMTSAVVDFEDGPRALAVTELKPKSGFYDFDAKYTDGMTDHICPADIPEHIRDLCLEIALKAHKLLGCKGTSRTDFRWDEEQGEDGLFVLETNTQPGMTPLSLVPEQAKHAGIEYAELVETVIAAALRDHAARKRDAGRDG, encoded by the coding sequence ATGACCGATCTTCCCAAACTGCATGTCGCCGTCCTGATGGGTGGCTGGGCCAATGAGCGGCCCGTAAGCCTGATGTCGGGCGAGGGCGTTGCAAAGGCGCTTGAAGGCCGCGGCCACAAGGTAACGCGGATCGACATGGACCGTTCAGTGGCGGCCCGCATTGCCGAGGCGGCGCCAGATGTCGTTTTCAATGCGCTCCACGGCGTGCCGGGCGAAGATGGCAGCGTGCAGGGCATGCTCGACCTGATGGGCGTACCCTATACGCATTCGGGCCTCGCCACATCGGTCATCGCGATCGACAAGCAGCTGACCAAGCAGGCGCTGGTCCCGCATGGCATCCCCATGCCCGGCGGGCGCATCGTGAAGAGCGTGGATGTGTTCGAGCGCGATCCGTTGCCGCGACCCTATGTCCTGAAGCCCGTCAACGAGGGAAGCTCGGTGGGCGTCGCCATCGTCACCGACGAAGGCAATTACGGCAATCCGATTGCGCGTGATGCCAAGGGCCCGTGGCAGGATTTCGACGAATTGCTCGCCGAGCCTTACATCAAGGGCCGCGAAATGACGTCGGCAGTCGTCGATTTCGAGGACGGCCCGCGCGCGCTTGCCGTGACCGAACTCAAGCCCAAGAGCGGCTTCTACGATTTCGACGCCAAATATACCGACGGCATGACCGACCATATCTGTCCTGCCGATATCCCGGAACACATCCGCGACCTTTGCCTCGAGATCGCCTTGAAGGCGCACAAGCTTCTGGGGTGCAAGGGCACCAGTCGGACCGATTTCCGCTGGGACGAGGAGCAGGGCGAGGACGGCCTTTTCGTGCTCGAGACCAACACGCAGCCGGGCATGACGCCGCTCAGCCTCGTACCCGAACAGGCCAAGCACGCCGGTATCGAATATGCAGAGCTGGTCGAGACGGTCATCGCGGCCGCGTTGCGCGACCATGCAGCCAGGAAACGGGACGCGGGGCGCGATGGCTAA
- a CDS encoding cell division protein FtsQ/DivIB: protein MAKVKRKPTGVRRSAAARSRTQKARAAKKHTSGLLDRAMAALPFTEEQWHKFFLFLIVAAGLGIAWTVASYAGVPDMARTEIAKSASRAGFEVDRVRITGVERLNRQAVYERVLGEQDRPMPLVEVDEIRDRLLELSWVKDARVSRQLPDLLRIDIVEREPHAVVRKPDRLILVDATGHELEPVSSEQAQGMLLISGPGAQKQVAELNRLLDAAPALRPQIAGAEWVGNRRWNLTFKSDQLLALPEGDKGPAALVKFAEMDGRNRLIGGKAIAIDMRVPDRAYLRCADGPCPQGMSAQAEAE, encoded by the coding sequence ATGGCTAAGGTCAAGCGCAAACCGACAGGCGTGCGGCGCTCTGCCGCGGCGCGCAGCCGTACTCAGAAAGCGCGGGCGGCCAAGAAGCATACTTCCGGCCTGCTCGACCGCGCGATGGCCGCATTGCCGTTCACCGAAGAGCAGTGGCACAAGTTCTTCCTGTTCCTGATCGTCGCCGCCGGTCTCGGCATTGCCTGGACGGTCGCAAGCTATGCAGGCGTTCCGGACATGGCGCGCACGGAGATTGCAAAATCAGCGAGCCGTGCGGGTTTCGAAGTCGATAGGGTCCGCATTACCGGAGTGGAACGGCTGAACCGGCAGGCCGTCTACGAACGCGTGCTCGGCGAACAGGATCGCCCTATGCCGCTGGTCGAAGTCGACGAAATCCGCGATCGCCTGCTGGAACTTTCGTGGGTCAAGGATGCGCGGGTTTCGCGGCAGCTGCCCGATCTCCTGCGCATCGATATCGTCGAGCGTGAACCGCATGCCGTGGTTCGCAAGCCCGACCGGCTGATCCTTGTCGATGCGACCGGACATGAGCTCGAACCGGTCTCGAGCGAACAAGCGCAGGGAATGCTGCTTATCTCCGGCCCCGGCGCGCAGAAGCAGGTTGCGGAACTGAACCGCCTGCTCGATGCCGCACCTGCTCTCAGGCCGCAGATCGCCGGGGCGGAATGGGTCGGCAACAGGCGCTGGAACCTCACCTTCAAGTCCGACCAGCTGCTTGCCCTGCCCGAAGGCGACAAGGGACCTGCAGCGCTGGTCAAGTTTGCCGAGATGGACGGGCGCAACCGGTTGATCGGTGGCAAGGCGATCGCCATCGACATGCGTGTGCCCGACCGCGCCTATCTTCGCTGCGCCGACGGACCTTGTCCGCAGGGCATGAGCGCACAGGCGGAGGCTGAATAA
- the ftsA gene encoding cell division protein FtsA, translated as MATPSSAPLPRVTRVFAAVNIGSFRISAMIMGQAEDEEMIVLGSSHRRAEGIKRGYVTDMRAATHAIRSAIELAEANANTSVNGVWIACAGAGLTSKISSVEIAIGGRRIDEDDVEHLLFAARDHIQPDGRMVLHAQPAHYTLDGAHGIADPTGLHAEALGVDIHVTLAEGAPVRNLIEAVQSAHLDVEGVVASPLAAAHACLSYEERDLGVALVEIGAQVTNVSVHAGGMLLGLRSIPVGSNDITDAIASSLGIRRGQAERLKCVAGSAIATPSDHREMIPVNAPGDEPGGQLARGADEQNRIPRAELVSIVTDRLGTMTSEIGKGLKAMGFSGANGGQVVLTGGGAELHGIAEFMQGALGLPVRIGKPPALRGLPEAHATPGFATLAGLCLYAVEDPVDIRSVGPSYQPTRRYSGLGLVNRVVQAVREYF; from the coding sequence ATGGCTACTCCCTCAAGCGCCCCGCTCCCGCGCGTCACCCGCGTCTTTGCTGCGGTGAATATCGGCTCGTTCCGTATATCCGCGATGATCATGGGGCAGGCTGAAGACGAGGAGATGATCGTCCTCGGCTCCTCGCACCGCCGGGCCGAGGGTATCAAGCGTGGCTATGTCACCGACATGCGCGCTGCGACACACGCGATCCGCAGCGCGATCGAGCTGGCGGAAGCCAATGCCAACACCAGCGTCAACGGCGTCTGGATTGCCTGTGCGGGTGCCGGCCTGACCAGCAAGATCTCCAGCGTCGAGATCGCTATCGGCGGGCGCAGGATCGATGAAGACGATGTCGAACACCTGCTGTTTGCCGCGCGCGACCATATCCAGCCCGATGGCCGCATGGTCCTGCATGCGCAGCCTGCTCACTACACGCTCGATGGCGCGCACGGCATTGCCGACCCGACCGGTCTCCATGCAGAGGCGCTCGGCGTCGATATCCATGTCACGCTGGCCGAAGGTGCGCCGGTCCGGAACCTTATCGAAGCGGTCCAGAGCGCGCATCTCGACGTCGAAGGTGTCGTCGCGAGCCCGCTTGCCGCAGCGCATGCCTGCCTGTCCTACGAAGAGCGCGATCTGGGTGTCGCACTGGTCGAGATCGGCGCGCAGGTCACCAATGTCTCGGTCCATGCGGGCGGAATGCTGCTAGGCCTGAGGTCGATCCCCGTCGGATCGAACGATATCACCGATGCCATCGCTTCCTCGCTCGGCATTCGCCGCGGTCAGGCCGAGCGGCTGAAGTGTGTCGCGGGTTCAGCCATTGCCACGCCCAGCGACCACCGCGAAATGATCCCGGTCAACGCGCCGGGCGACGAGCCGGGCGGCCAGCTTGCCCGCGGCGCGGACGAACAGAACCGTATTCCCCGCGCCGAACTGGTCTCGATCGTCACAGACCGTCTGGGGACTATGACCAGCGAGATCGGCAAGGGCTTGAAGGCGATGGGCTTTTCCGGTGCGAACGGTGGCCAGGTCGTCCTGACCGGTGGCGGCGCGGAATTGCACGGAATCGCCGAATTCATGCAAGGGGCGCTTGGCCTCCCGGTCCGCATCGGCAAGCCGCCCGCTTTGCGCGGCCTGCCCGAAGCCCATGCGACGCCCGGTTTTGCGACGCTGGCTGGCCTGTGCCTTTATGCCGTTGAAGATCCGGTAGATATCCGCTCGGTCGGACCGAGTTACCAGCCCACGCGGCGGTATTCGGGGCTCGGGCTGGTTAACAGGGTCGTGCAGGCGGTTCGCGAGTATTTCTGA